Within the bacterium genome, the region TTAGACTTCTGAAATACCCCGTTTTTGTCGAAAAATTTTTATATAGGCAATCTTTAAAAACAAAAAGAAAAGGCATCCAAAGATACAATAGATTGTTTTAATTGTAGAAGAAAGATTATAGGCTTTGAATTCTTTAATCTTCTCTAAAGGAGAAAAATCAAGAAGTTTTAAGGCTGATTCTTTCAGGTTTAAAAGGGAGTGTAGTTGAATTTTTATAAGCTCGGAATAGGAATGGTATTCCCCAAGATAGTCAGGGGAGGAAAGCATAGAAAGGATTAGCGTAAATGACCAGAAGAAGCAAATAGAGACAAGGAAATATCTAATAATTCCTTTTCTTAAGAAACAAAGAAAACAAGCAAGCCCTAAGATAAAAATAGGGGTAAGACCGGTTAGCCTTCTTGCACCAAATGAGATTCCTGCCCACCAATCAGCCACACAGCTATTTACATAGAGCTGAATAAGAATGATTAAAAGAAAGCCTATAAAGAGCCTTTTATCAATTTTATAAAGCAAAAAGAGACCGATGGTGGAAAAGAAAAGGATGGGTGTCCAGGAATATAATCCATGCCAGGAGGAAAAGAGAAATTTAAGGATTTCTGGATTTGTCCATCTCATAAATCCCTCTCCCTGGGGGATAAGAAAGAATTTTCCATAGATTATCTTCCAGGCAATTAGCTGGGGAAGAAAAACAACGAATGAACCAATACCAAATAGAATATGTTGGATAAAGAGCTTATGAATCCTTAGTGGAATAAGAAGAAGGATTCCCAATAAGAGGTTTTGCCATCTAACTAAAACAAGCAAGCCAAAGGAAATGCCATAGATAAACCACCAGACAAGACCATTTTTGTCTTTTGAAGAAACCCACATTAAGAGAAATAAAGAAATTGCAAAGCTATCAGCTAGATGGGAATAATTTGGCATATAATAAAAGCAGAAGACAAATGGGGAAGAAAGCCAAATGGCAAGAAGGGAAAGGAATGAATCTTTGATTAAAAATAGCCTTAAACAGAGCTTTAATGATAGAAATAGGCTTAAGATTCCATAAATACAGCTACCTAAAGAGACAGAAAAAAGATAAAGGTATGAATTGCCGTCGGTTGGAATGATATAGCCTGTTTTAAAAAAATTACAAAACAGGATTAGGATATGGGCAAAAAGAAAAAATGGAATCCAAAGAATAGGGGTTCCTATGGCAAATGGGCTGCTGATATAGCCATTTTGGGTATAATGGAAGTATTTGTTTGCTTCGGGGTTTATCGAGAGACTTTTTAATTCATTTAAAAATGAAAGGTTATGGTCTAGCAACAAAGACCTTGTATAAATAAAGTATCCCAGGCCATCTGGATAGGAAAGCTCTGCTTTCATTAGAAAAAAAAGAGTGGGTATGGCAAGAAAAACGATAATATAAAATGGCCAGTTTTGAAAAAGCTCCTTTTTTATTAAGGCCTCGTATATTCTAAAGGCAACAATCTTAATAAGCCCTTTTTTTTCCTCTTTCTCCTGGATAAACCCCTGCCTAGATTTTTTCTTCTTCACAACCCCATTATATATCGTGGTTAATCAAAAAGGCAAGTTAAACTAAAGGCTTATCTTACCACAAGGGATTTAATGGCAGAGAAGTCCCCTGCCTTTAGCTTGTAGAAGTAAAGGCCAGATGTATTCAGCCAAGAAAAAGGGCAAAAACAGAGTTGAGGGTGAGTAATAAATACATAAAAACAAAAATTACTTGCAAAAGCAAATTGGATAATGGTAAAATTTTATTTTTATGGATAAAAAGGAAGATTTAGGCTTTGAGAAGGATAAAACCTATTCACCAGAAGAGGGGATTGAAATCTTGAAAAAAATGGCAAAATGCAAGTTTGATGAGAGCGTAGAGCTTCATATAAGGCTTGGCGTTAACCCTAAACACGCAGACCAGCAGGTTAGGGGAACAATTGTTTTGCCTCAGGGGACGGGAAAGACAAAAAGAATTGCTGTGTTTGCAAAGGGAGAAAAGGCATCTGAGGCATCCCAAAATGGAGCTGATATTGTTGGCGATGAAGACCTTGTTGAGAAAATAAGAAAGGGGTTTCTTGATTTTGATGTTTGTATTTCAACGCCCGATATGATGAAATCTGTTGGAGGCTTGGGAAAGATTTTAGGTCCCCGTGGTCTTATGCCAAACCCAAAATCAGGGACAGTAACATTTGAGGTAGGAAAAGCAATTCAAGAGATTAAGAAGGGTAGGGTTGAGTATAGGTGTGATGAATATGGAATTGTTCATTCGCTAATTGGAAAGGCCTCTTTTGAAAAGGAAA harbors:
- the rplA gene encoding 50S ribosomal protein L1 → MDKKEDLGFEKDKTYSPEEGIEILKKMAKCKFDESVELHIRLGVNPKHADQQVRGTIVLPQGTGKTKRIAVFAKGEKASEASQNGADIVGDEDLVEKIRKGFLDFDVCISTPDMMKSVGGLGKILGPRGLMPNPKSGTVTFEVGKAIQEIKKGRVEYRCDEYGIVHSLIGKASFEKEKLLQNLSAFMESIIKAKPSAAKGQYIKTISIASTMGPGIKIDAKLMKKALGE